Below is a window of Nocardia asteroides DNA.
GCCCATGCTAGGCGCAGGCGCGCGCGGGCGGCAGGCCGGTCACAGCGGGGTGAGCTCGCTGACGCCCCGCTCGCGGCGCAGCTGCCAGACCGCCGTGCGGGTGCGCTGCGAGCGCCCGTTGCCACGGTCGATCAGCGCGCGCTGGGCGGTGGTGTAGATCAGTTGCGCGCCACGGGCATTCGTCTCCGGATTCTGGAACAGCTGGACGAGCCGGTCGGTCTCCTCCACCGGCAGGCCGGCGCCCAGGTCGTCGACGGCGAGGACCTGGCCGGTGTCGAGCGCCTCCAGCATGGCGGGCAGCACGCGCAGCAGGGCGCGGGTGGCGGTGGACTCGTCGGCGAGTTCGAACGGGACGTCGATGCCCTCGTGCACCACGCTCAGGCCGGCGCCACGCCGGTCGACCATGCGCCGGTACAGCGCGTCGCGCGCGGCCCGCAGGGTGCTCAGTTCCCGTTCCACCAGGATGGCGTCGGCGCCGCCGTGGTCGAGTTGCGTTGCCATCGCGCCGATCTCGGCGTCGAGGTCACGCAGGTAGTCGGCGTACATGGGATCGTGTTCGGCGATCAGCAGATCCTCGATGCCCAGGTCGGCCGTGCGCAGCAGCATCAGCAGCCGGGCGGCGTTGTCGGGCGAGCGGGAGATGTGGCTGCCCAGGTCGTGGGCGAGTTCGTCGACACCGGCCTCGCCCTGCTGCACGCACAGGTTCGCCGCGAACCAGCGGTAGGCGGGCACCAGGGCCTCGGCGTACATCTGCCCGGCCAGGCTCAGCAGCAGCGCGTTGGGCCGCACCAGCGGGACCAGCGCGGCGACACCGTAACGGGCGGCCTCGAACATCGGCCCGATCTTGATCGAGTCGCCGGTGCGCTCGAACACGATCCGCTTGCGCGAACGCGGATGGGTGTAGAGCCATTCGGCGAGCACGTCGGCGTTGTCCAGCCGGAATCCGTAGGTGTAGGGCACCCCCTCGGCGACGAACCCGGCCACGAACTCGGTGGGCCGCGCCGCGAATCCCAGGTGCGGGCGCCGCACCGGACCCGCGTACGGATCCCATCCCGTCACCGAATGCAGCACCGCGTCGCGCATCTGCGCGAGCGCGTCGATCAGACTGGTCTTCCCCGCCGCCGCCACCCCGTGCACCGCGGTCACCGGCACCGCCAGCGGTCCCCCGACCCCCTTGCTCAACCGCAACTGCTGCGCCTCGGCCAGCGATCCGTGGTTGGTCACCTGAAAACTACGCAGCACCGATCCGCCTCTCCGAGATTCTTCGCAAGACTAGGGGACGGGAGCGGCTCCCGGCATGACCGGGCGTGTTCGCGGCGAACCTACTAGCATGCTGGGCACCGCGGCCGCGCCGGTCGCGCGGCGACGGTCGACGACGAGAAGTGGGTGCGCACGATGGCGGTTCGGAAGTTGGTTCGCGGAGTTGTCGTCGCGGCGGTGACCGCGGGCGCGGTGGTGCCGGTGACGATGCTGAGCGCGCCGAGCGCGCTGGCCGATCCGTGCCCGAACGGGACCGCGCGGGTGTTCCTCGGCAACGAGACCAACACCTGTCAGGGGGCCGGGTCGGTGTCCTACACCGAGGCGCCGGTGTCGAAGGTGTGCTCGATGACGTCGACGGATGTGGCCGTCGACATCCAGACCAATATCAAGAAGCGGCCGACGCGCCATGTCGAGATCAGCAACGGGCAGTGCTCGAGCTTCGACATGAAGACCCAGATCGGCAACACCGTCACCGTCACCCCGAACTGACACCGGCGCGGTAGCGGTCGCCGAACCGCTACCGCGCTCGGCTACTCGTCCTCGGTCCCCGATGCCACGGCGTCGGGGCCGCCGTCCAACAGGCGCCGGAACCCGTCCTCGTCCAGGATCGGGACGCCGAGTTCCTCGGCCTTGGCCGCCTTCGAGCCGGGCGCGTCGCCGATCACCACGAACGCGGTCTTCTTCGAGACCGAGCCCGCCGCCTTCCCGCCGCGCACCAGGATCGCCTCCTTGGCGCCGTCACGGGTGAAGGTCTGCAGCGAGCCGGTGACCACGATGGACAGGCCTTCGAGGTTGCGTTCGATCGAGTCGTCGCGTTCGTCCTCCATGCGGACACCGGCCGCGCGCCACTTGTCGACGATGGCGCGATGCCAGTCGACGGTGAACCACTCCACGACCGCCGCGGCGATGGTGGGTCCGACGCCGTCGGTGGCGGCCAGTTCCTCGCCCGTGGCGGCCTCGATGCGCTCCAGGCTCGCGAATTCGGCCGCCAGCGCGCGAGCCGCGGTGGGACCGACGTGCCGGATCGACAAACCGACGAGCACCCGCCACAGCGCGGTGTCCTTGGCCGCGTTCAGGTTCTCCAGCAGCCGGGCGCCGTTGGCCGAGAGCGCGCCGTCCTGCTTGGTGAACAGCGGGACACCGAGCAGGGCCTGCTCGTCGAGGGCGAACAGGTCGCCCTCGTCGGCGATGGCGCCGGAGGTGAGCAGCGCGTTGGCGGCCTCGTAGCCCAGCGCCTCGATGTCGAAGGCGCCACGGCCGGCCAGGTGGAAGACCCGTTCGCGCAGCTGCGCGGGGCAGTGCCGCTGGTTGGGGCAGCGGATGTCGGCGTCGCCCTCCTTGGCCGGAGCCAGCTCGGTGCCGCATTCGGGGCAGTGCGTCGGCATCACGAACTCGCGTTCGTCGCCGGTGCGCGCGTCGACGACCGGGCCGAGCACCTCCGGGATCACGTCGCCCGCCTTGCGGATGGTGACGGTGTCGCCGATCAGCACGCCCTTGCGCTTCACCTCGGAGGCGTTGTGCAGGGTGGCCATGGCGACGGTGGAACCGGCGATGGACACCGGCGCCATCACCGCGAACGGGGTGACCCGGCCGGTACGCCCGACATTGACCTCGATATTGAGCAGCGTGGTCGTCGCCTCTTCGGGCGGGTACTTGTAGGCGATGGCCCAGCGCGGGGCGCGCGAGGTGGAACCGAGGCGGCGCTGCAACGCCATCTCGTCGATCTTGATGACCTGGCCGTCGATCTCGTGCTCGATGTCGTGGCGGTGCTCGCCCCAGTAGGCCACCCGCTCGACGACCGCGTCGATGCCCTCGACCAGCCGGGTGTGCTCGGAGACCGGCAATCCCCAGGCCGCGAGGGCCTGGTAGGCCTCGTGCTGGGAATCGGGCCGGTAGCCGTCGATGCGGCCGAAGCCGTGACAGATCATCCGCAGCCTGCGCTGGGCGGTGACGGCGGGATTCTTCTGGCGCAGCGACCCGGCCGCGGTGTTGCGCGGATTCGCGTACGGCGGTTTACCTTCGGCGACGATCTGGGCGTTGAGGGTCTCGAAGTCCTCGAGCCGGAAGTACACCTCGCCGCGCACTTCCAGCAGCTCCGGGATCGGGAACTCCGCGGACGGGGTGAGTTCGGCCGGGATGTCCTCGATGGTGCGCGCGTTGAGGGTGACGTCCTCACCGGTGCGCCCGTCGCCGCGGGTGGCGCCGCGCACCAGCTTGCCGCGCTCGTACACCAGGTTCAGCGCGACGCCGTCGATCTTGACCTCGCACAAATAGTGCAGGCCGGAGCCGGTCTCGGCTTCCACCCGGCTCGCCCAGGCGCGCAGCTCGTCGTAGTCGAACACGTTGTCCAGCGACAACATTCGCTCGAGGTGGTCCACGGCGGTGAACTCGGTGGCGAAGCCGCCGCCGACCAGCTGGGTCGGCGAATCCGGGGTCCGCAGGTCGGGATGGGTGTCCTCGAGGGCCTGCAACCGGCGCAGCAGCGTGTCGAACTCGCCGTCGGTGATGATCGGCGCGTCCCGCACGTAGTAGCGGAACTGGTGCTCGCGCACCTCGTCGGCCAGCTGCTGCCACTGCACGCGCTGCTCGGAGGAGGCGGGCTCGGCACTCACGGAAACCACGCTGTCGCTGTCACTCACCCACCGAACAGTAGTCGAGCCCACCGACACATCCGGGCACCGTTCCCGCACGTCGCGGGGCCGGCCGCGGCTCAGTCGACGGTGATCGAGTCCGGTTCCTCGGCGAACGCGCGGGCCGCGTCCCGGCCGAGCGACAGCGCCGTGCGCGACCAGGCCAGCGGGGCGCCGGCGAGCCCGCAGGCCGGGGTGACCAGGATTTGCTCGGCCAGCAGGCGGCGCGGGAAACCGAGCCGGTCGACCAGCCGCACACCGGGTTCGGCGACGGTGCGCCAGGTGGCCGGCGCGGCGGGCGGCGACGTGGGCGTGAGCCCGAGGGCGAGCTTGCGGCCGGAATCCAGGATCTCGCCGAGCGCGTCGAGATCGGCGGTGGTGATCGTCGCGGCATCGATGGCGACGCCCGCGGCGGCGGTCCGGCCCAGGGTGGTGAGGGCGGGACGGGACGCGCAGCTGTGGATCAGGACCGGTCCGGACTGCGCGGTGATCACCGTGTCGAGAATGTGCAGCGCCTCGGGCTCGGGCAGCGCGCGAATCGTATTGAGAATGCTCGGCCCTCGCAGCGAACCGTCGAGCACCGTGGTGAGCTGGGGTTCGTCCAGTTGCACGACCACCTCGGCGCCGAGCCTGCGGCGCACCTCGGCCGCGTGCCGGGCCAGGCCTTCGGCCAGCGATTCCGAAAGGTCGCGCACCGCACCGGAATCGGTGAGCACGCGGTGACCGCCGGGCAGTTCCACCTCGGCGGCGAGGGTCAGCGGTCCCGCCGACTGGACCTTCACCACGCGGCCGGCACCGGCCAGACCCGCTGTCTCCCAGGCTTCTTCGAGTGCGTCGAGGTCGGCGCGCAGCAGATCGCGCGCACGTCGGGACACCGCGCCGGGGCGCGCTGCCAGTCGATACCCGCGGGTGGTGGAATCGAACCGCATGTCCACGAGCAGCGCCGACACCCGGCCGATCAGGTCGGCGCCGACACCACGACCGGGCAGTTCCACCAGGTGCGGCAGGTCGGGCAGCTCACCGATGATGGTCGCCGCGGCCTCGCGGGGATCGGTGCCCGGCCAGGAGCCGACGGCCGTCGCGATCCCGCCGGCCAGGGGGTCGATCGGTGTCGGCGCGCTGCTCGGCTCCGGCTTCTCGCTGCGCCACAGGGTCACGCGCTCAGCACCTTTCGCGTCGTCGCCCGGCTCAAGCCGAGGCGCCGGTCGCGCCCGACACGATGCCGGCCCGGTCGGTGCCGGTGATGGTGCCGCTGCCGACCACGGTGTCGCCGTCGGCATCGGGCAGGTACAGCACGATGGCCTGCCCCTTCGCGACGCCGCTGAGCGGCTCGCGCAGCCGGGCGACGAGCCCGTCACCCACCGGCTCGACGACGGCGGGCGCGATGCCGCCGTGCGCGCGCACCTGCACGACGCACTCGACCGGCCCGTCCGGGCGCACGCCGGAGGTCCAGATGGCGCGATCGGCGGTGACGGTGTCGACCTGGAGGTCTTCGAGCGAGCCGACCTCGACGGTGCCCGACTCGGGATCGATGCCGGTGACATAGCGCGGCTTGCCGTCGGCGGCGGTGTGCGTGAGGCCGAGGCCCTTGCGCTGGCCGACGGTGAACCCGTGCACACCCTCGTGCTCGCCCAGCACGGTGCCGTCGGAGTCGACGAGCGCGCCCGGGCGGATACCGATCTTGGCGCCGAGGAAGGCGCGGGTGTCACCGGAGGGGATGAAGCAGATGTCGTGGCTGTCGGGCTTGTTCGCCACCGCCAGCCCGCGCGCGGCGGCCTCCTCGCGGATCTGCGGCTTCGGCGTGTCACCGACCGGGAACATGGCCCGGGACAGCTGCTCGGCGGTGAGGACCGCGAGCACATACGACTGGTCCTTGTCGGCGTCCACGGCGCGGCGCAGCACACCGTCGTCGAGGCGGGCGTAGTGCCCGGTGACGACCGCGTCGAAGCCCAGCGCCTGCGCG
It encodes the following:
- a CDS encoding AAA family ATPase, which produces MLRSFQVTNHGSLAEAQQLRLSKGVGGPLAVPVTAVHGVAAAGKTSLIDALAQMRDAVLHSVTGWDPYAGPVRRPHLGFAARPTEFVAGFVAEGVPYTYGFRLDNADVLAEWLYTHPRSRKRIVFERTGDSIKIGPMFEAARYGVAALVPLVRPNALLLSLAGQMYAEALVPAYRWFAANLCVQQGEAGVDELAHDLGSHISRSPDNAARLLMLLRTADLGIEDLLIAEHDPMYADYLRDLDAEIGAMATQLDHGGADAILVERELSTLRAARDALYRRMVDRRGAGLSVVHEGIDVPFELADESTATRALLRVLPAMLEALDTGQVLAVDDLGAGLPVEETDRLVQLFQNPETNARGAQLIYTTAQRALIDRGNGRSQRTRTAVWQLRRERGVSELTPL
- the ligA gene encoding NAD-dependent DNA ligase LigA; protein product: MSDSDSVVSVSAEPASSEQRVQWQQLADEVREHQFRYYVRDAPIITDGEFDTLLRRLQALEDTHPDLRTPDSPTQLVGGGFATEFTAVDHLERMLSLDNVFDYDELRAWASRVEAETGSGLHYLCEVKIDGVALNLVYERGKLVRGATRGDGRTGEDVTLNARTIEDIPAELTPSAEFPIPELLEVRGEVYFRLEDFETLNAQIVAEGKPPYANPRNTAAGSLRQKNPAVTAQRRLRMICHGFGRIDGYRPDSQHEAYQALAAWGLPVSEHTRLVEGIDAVVERVAYWGEHRHDIEHEIDGQVIKIDEMALQRRLGSTSRAPRWAIAYKYPPEEATTTLLNIEVNVGRTGRVTPFAVMAPVSIAGSTVAMATLHNASEVKRKGVLIGDTVTIRKAGDVIPEVLGPVVDARTGDEREFVMPTHCPECGTELAPAKEGDADIRCPNQRHCPAQLRERVFHLAGRGAFDIEALGYEAANALLTSGAIADEGDLFALDEQALLGVPLFTKQDGALSANGARLLENLNAAKDTALWRVLVGLSIRHVGPTAARALAAEFASLERIEAATGEELAATDGVGPTIAAAVVEWFTVDWHRAIVDKWRAAGVRMEDERDDSIERNLEGLSIVVTGSLQTFTRDGAKEAILVRGGKAAGSVSKKTAFVVIGDAPGSKAAKAEELGVPILDEDGFRRLLDGGPDAVASGTEDE
- a CDS encoding methionine synthase, giving the protein MAGGIATAVGSWPGTDPREAAATIIGELPDLPHLVELPGRGVGADLIGRVSALLVDMRFDSTTRGYRLAARPGAVSRRARDLLRADLDALEEAWETAGLAGAGRVVKVQSAGPLTLAAEVELPGGHRVLTDSGAVRDLSESLAEGLARHAAEVRRRLGAEVVVQLDEPQLTTVLDGSLRGPSILNTIRALPEPEALHILDTVITAQSGPVLIHSCASRPALTTLGRTAAAGVAIDAATITTADLDALGEILDSGRKLALGLTPTSPPAAPATWRTVAEPGVRLVDRLGFPRRLLAEQILVTPACGLAGAPLAWSRTALSLGRDAARAFAEEPDSITVD
- the mnmA gene encoding tRNA 2-thiouridine(34) synthase MnmA, with translation MRVLAAMSGGVDSAVAAARAVEAGHEVVGVHLALSASPGTLRTGSRGCCSKEDAGDARRAADVLGIPFYVWDFADRFKEDVIDDFVAAYAAGETPNPCLRCNEKIKFSALADRAQALGFDAVVTGHYARLDDGVLRRAVDADKDQSYVLAVLTAEQLSRAMFPVGDTPKPQIREEAAARGLAVANKPDSHDICFIPSGDTRAFLGAKIGIRPGALVDSDGTVLGEHEGVHGFTVGQRKGLGLTHTAADGKPRYVTGIDPESGTVEVGSLEDLQVDTVTADRAIWTSGVRPDGPVECVVQVRAHGGIAPAVVEPVGDGLVARLREPLSGVAKGQAIVLYLPDADGDTVVGSGTITGTDRAGIVSGATGASA